From the Diospyros lotus cultivar Yz01 chromosome 13, ASM1463336v1, whole genome shotgun sequence genome, one window contains:
- the LOC127788808 gene encoding E3 ubiquitin-protein ligase HAKAI homolog → MLQIRLRRTPSTEAGTGAKSVPVDTVNVACPDHLVLADLPVAKGLGSATTASLVKTVGRRSRRQLGERVHFCVRCDFPIAIYGRLSPCDHAFCLDCARSDSICYLCDERVQKIQTIKMMEGIYICAAPHCLKSFLKKIEFESHIQETHADLLQPNATKEEGNESEAVSAKQLTASESTARAPPRPVFSPNSSSQAHDREEKARHPQSRDHQPPRQNFQPNLPPAPFFGQIQNHPSEPQPDNFPQGIERPGSQRMQQESGQSLDNQQGIRCETPFPDYPPMHQPLNFAVPVNSNPVLAPPPFSYPPFAPEGALPFYGASYEMARPDSVPEVGSEQGSVLGFPPAPASAASFPEGFARPWNMGPAGLPFEPSNQGATDSFANMADPQRPTAFFQGDYGRNMGVVPPNLPLPYLANQVMEPVQAMDPRDAKGVLAPQPLPFPPPPPPPPPHMSYKRDATSHSGDMGGHDGRGFGYEKHDSYGSSQD, encoded by the exons ATGCTTCAGATCCGGCTCAGAAGGACTCCATCCACAGAAGCTGGCACTGGGGCAAAGTCCGTGCCAGTGGACACTGTGAATGTTGCATGTCCAGACCACCTTGTCCTTGCAGATCTTCCTGTAGCCAAGGGCCTTGGTTCAGCAACTACTGCTTCACTTGTTAAGACTGTAGGTCGCAGGTCTCGCCGCCAGCTTGGTGAAAGGGTTCATTTTTGTGTTCGCTGTGATTTTCCAATTGCCATATACGGTCGCCTG AGCCCTTGTGACCATGCCTTCTGTCTTGATTGTGCAAGGAGTGATTCCATCTGCTATCT CTGTGATGAACGCGTGCAGAAGATTCAGACAATCAAAATGATGGAAGGGATCTACATCTGTGCTGCTCCTCATTGTCTCAAGTCTTTTTTGAAGAAGATTGAATTTGAATCTCACATTCAAGAAACACATGCAGACCTTCTTCAACCAAATGCAACTAAAGAAGAGGGGAATGAATCAGAGGCTGTAAGTGCCAAACAGTTGACAGCTTCAGAGTCCACTGCTCGAGCTCCCCCTAGGCCAGTTTTTTCTCCGAATTCAAGTTCCCAGGCTCATGATCGTGAAGAGAAAGCTCGTCATCCACAATCTAGGGACCACCAACCTCCCAGGCAAAATTTTCAGCCAAACCTGCCGCCTGCACCATTTTTTGGACAAATTCAAAATCATCCATCAGAACCACAACCGGACAACTTCCCCCAAGGTATTGAGAGGCCTGGTTCCCAGAGAATGCAGCAAGAATCTGGTCAATCACTGGACAACCAGCAAGGAATTCGGTGTGAGACCCCATTCCCTGATTACCCTCCTATGCATCAGCCACTTAATTTTGCAGTGCCAGTTAATTCAAATCCAGTTTTGGCTCCTCCACCATTCAGTTATCCTCCTTTTGCACCAGAGGGAGCTCTTCCATTTTATGGTGCATCTTATGAGATGGCACGGCCAGATTCAGTACCAGAAGTTGGATCAGAGCAAGGATCAGTTTTGGGTTTCCCACCAGCCCCGGCAAGCGCTGCTAGTTTTCCAGAGGGTTTTGCTCGGCCATGGAATATGGGACCAGCTGGTTTGCCCTTCGAACCCAGCAATCAAGGCGCTACTGATAGTTTTGCAAACATGGCAGATCCCCAGAGGCCTACTGCATTCTTCCAAGGTGATTATGGGCGCAATATGGGAGTTGTGCCTCCAAATTTACCTCTACCTTATTTGGCAAACCAGGTGATGGAACCGGTGCAGGCTATGGACCCTAGGGATGCCAAAGGTGTATTGGCACCGCAGCCTTTGCCGTTTCCTCCACCTCCACCACCCCCACCACCTCATATGTCGTACAAACGAGATGCGACGTCGCATTCAGGTGACATGGGTGGTCACGATGGACGAGGTTTTGGCTACGAGAAGCATGATAGCTATGGAAGTAGCCAGGATTAG